A segment of the uncultured Desulfobulbus sp. genome:
CAGATATGAAACTGAGTCAATATTTTTCCAATGCTGTGGGTACCGGTGTTTTTTCAACGGCTGACGCAGCAGGCGTTGTAAACAGCGCAATCTACGCAACTCCCCATATTGTTGATGAGCGAAATGTTCAATTTATTATGCGGAATCGACTCAGCAGGGCGAATCTGCAGGAAAATGGACAGGCCTGCTATCTTTTTATGGAGAAATCGGGCCATGGTGCGGGGGTGCGCCTGTACCTGAGGATGACTGGTGAAGAGCAGGATGAAGAAAAGATCAGGGCGTTGTCAAGACGACCGGGCAAGGTGCATGAAGAGGCCGGTGATAGATTTCTGGTTTCCTTTGCGGTCGAAAAGGTGCGCTCATTGATTGGTGGGGAAGAAATGGATCTGGATCCGTAATTTTGGCGGAGCATCTTCGTCGGATTAGGGCTCCATGGTGATTGGTGGCCGTTCACCATCAGTAGGTGGTCCTTCTATCAATTCTTTGATGGTTTGGTTATGCCGCAGAAAATGCTGAACGCGGAGGATGACCGGTTTGCTCAAATTGAGGGCTGCAACTTCCTCGCTTTCCATGACCTCAAGATCAGGTTCTTCGACGATGCCCATACAGAGTTTATGGCAGATGAGGTTGGCGATAC
Coding sequences within it:
- a CDS encoding pyridoxamine 5'-phosphate oxidase family protein, encoding MKLSQYFSNAVGTGVFSTADAAGVVNSAIYATPHIVDERNVQFIMRNRLSRANLQENGQACYLFMEKSGHGAGVRLYLRMTGEEQDEEKIRALSRRPGKVHEEAGDRFLVSFAVEKVRSLIGGEEMDLDP